The Lycium ferocissimum isolate CSIRO_LF1 chromosome 1, AGI_CSIRO_Lferr_CH_V1, whole genome shotgun sequence genome includes a region encoding these proteins:
- the LOC132037800 gene encoding ras-related protein RABA5e-like translates to MDSSDDEGEEYLFKIVIIGDSAVGKSNLLTRYARNEFNLHSKATIGVEFQTQTLEIDGKEVKAQIWDTAGQERFRAVTSAYYRGAFGALVVYDISRRTTFDSIPRWLDELKTHSDTTVTRMLVGNKCDLENIRAVSLEEGKSLAESEGMFFMETSALDSTNVNKAFEIVIREIYNSVSRKVLNSDSYKAELSVNRVSLVNDGTDGSKQNQGYSCCSR, encoded by the exons atggattctTCAGATGATGAAGGTGAAGAGTATCTATTCAAGATTGTAATAATAGGTGATTCAGCAGTTGGTAAATCTAATTTACTTACAAGATATGCAAGAAATGAGTTTAATTTGCATTCAAAAGCAACAATTGGTGTTGAGTTTCAAACACAAACACTTGAAATTGATGGTAAAGAAGTTAAAGCACAGATTTGGGATACTGCTGGTCAAGAAAGATTTAGAGCTGTTACTTCTGCTTATTATCGTGGTGCTTTTGGTGctcttgttgtttatgatatttcaAGAAGGACTACTTTTGATAGCATTCCTCGTTGGCTTGATGAACTTAAAA CTCATTCTGATACAACGGTTACAAGGATGCTCGTGGGGAACAAATGCGATTTGGAGAACATAAGGGCCGTGAGCTTAGAAGAAGGCAAAAGCCTAGCAGAATCAGAAGGGATGTTCTTCATGGAGACATCTGCCCTCGATTCAACGAATGTAAACAAGGCTTTCGAGATTGTGATTCGAGAGATCTATAATAGTGTTAGCAGAAAGGTTTTGAATTCTGATTCTTATAAAGCGGAATTATCTGTCAACAGAGTTAGCCTCGTCAATGATGGTACCGATGGATCGAAACAAAATCAGGGCTACTCTTGTTGTTCTAGGTGA
- the LOC132039398 gene encoding pirin-like protein has translation MSKSSVFSRPRLVVKKLLARAQNEGDGAVVRRSIGRPELQNLDPFLMLDEFSVSPPAGFPDHPHRGFETVTYMLQGAFTHQDFAGHKGTIRTGDVQWMTAGRGIVHSEMPVGPGTHKGLQLWINLSSKDKLVEPRYQELLHENIPKAEKDGVSVTILAGESMGVKSQIFTRTPTMYLDFTLKPGSEHHQPIPEPWNAFVYIVEGEGAFGSPDSTTPAHHCLVLGPGEGLSVWNKSSKPLRFVLIGGQPINEPVVQYGPFVMNTKTEIMQAYQDYQLGRNGFERARQWSSK, from the exons ATGTCTAAATCCTCTGTATTCAGTAGACCAAGATTGGTTGTTAAGAAACTTTTGGCTAGAGCTCAAAATGAAGGTGATGGTGCTGTTGTTCGGAGAAGCATTGGAag GCCAGAATTGCAGAATCTTGATCCTTTCCTCATGTTAGATGAGTTTAGTG TTTCACCACCTGCTGGATTTCCCGACCATCCACACAGAGGTTTTGAGACCGTGACTTACATGTTGCAG GGAGCTTTTACTCATCAAGATTTTGCTGGTCACAAGGGTACAATCAGGACTGGTGATGTGCAG TGGATGACAGCAGGAAGAGGTATAGTGCACTCAGAAATGCCTGTAGGACCAGGTACTCATAAGGGCTTGCAACTTTGGATAAATCTCTCTTCCAAGGACAAATT GGTTGAGCCAAGGTATCAAGAACTGCTACACGAAAACATACCAAAGGCGGAAAAAGATGGGGTTTCGGTCACTATCCTAGCAGGGGAATCCATGGGCGtcaaatcccaaattttcaCGCGAACGCCCACAATGTACCTCGATTTCACCCTAAAACCAGGTTCTGAGCATCATCAACCAATCCCTGAGCCTTGGAATGCGTTTGTCTACATAGTCGAAGGAGAAGGAGCGTTTGGTTCTCCGGATTCAACAACACCAGCTCACCATTGCTTGGTTTTAGGCCCTGGAGAAGGCCTAAGTGTGTGGAACAAATCTTCAAAGCCATTGAGGTTTGTTCTGATAGGAGGGCAGCCGATTAACGAGCCGGTGGTGCAGTATGGTCCTTTTGTTATGAACACTAAGACTGAGATTATGCAGGCTTATCAAGATTATCAACTTGGGAGAAATGGTTTTGAAAGAGCAAGGCAATGGAGTTCTAAATGA
- the LOC132038531 gene encoding pirin-like protein, whose product MSKSSVFTRPRLVVKKLLARAQNEGDGAVVRRSIGRPELQSLDPFLMLDEFNVSPPAGFPDHPHRGFETVTYMLQGAFTHQDFAGHKGTIRTGDVQWMTAGRGIVHSEMPAGPGTHKGLQLWINLASKDKMVEPRYQELLHENIPKVEKDGVSVIVLAGESMSVKSQVFTRTPTMYLDFTMKPGSEHHQPIPESWNAFVYIVEGEGAFGSPDSTTPAHHCLVLGPGEGLSVWNKSSKPLRFVLIGGQPINEPVVQYGPFVMNTKTEIMQAYQDYQLGRNGFERARQWSSK is encoded by the exons ATGTCTAAATCCTCTGTATTCACTAGACCAAGATTGGTTGTTAAGAAACTTTTGGCCAGGGCTCAAAATGAAGGTGATGGTGCTGTTGTTAGGAGAAGCATTGGAAG GCCAGAATTGCAGAGTCTTGATCCATTCCTCATGTTAGATGAGTTTAATG TTTCACCACCTGCTGGATTTCCTGATCATCCACACAGAGGATTTGAGACTGTGACTTACATGTTGCAG GGAGCTTTTACTCATCAAGATTTTGCTGGTCACAAGGGTACAATCAGAACTGGTGATGTGCAG TGGATGACAGCAGGAAGAGGTATAGTTCATTCAGAAATGCCTGCAGGACCAGGTACTCATAAGGGCTTGCAACTTTGGATAAATCTGGCATCCAAGGACAAAAT GGTTGAGCCAAGGTATCAAGAATTGCTACACGAAAACATACCGAAGGTGGAAAAAGATGGTGTTTCGGTCATTGTTTTAGCAGGGGAATCGATGAGCGTAAAATCCCAAGTATTCACGCGAACGCCCACAATGTACCTCGATTTCACCATGAAACCGGGTTCTGAGCATCACCAACCAATCCCTGAGTCTTGGAATGCATTCGTCTACATAGTCGAAGGAGAAGGGGCATTTGGTTCTCCAGATTCAACAACACCAGCTCACCATTGCTTGGTTTTAGGCCCTGGAGAAGGCCTAAGTGTGTGGAACAAATCTTCAAAGCCATTGAGGTTTGTTCTGATAGGAGGGCAGCCGATTAACGAGCCAGTCGTGCAATATGGTCCTTTTGTTATGAACACTAAGACTGAGATTATGCAGGCTTATCAAGATTATCAACTTGGGAGAAATGGTTTTGAAAGAGCAAGGCAATGGAGTTCTAAATGA